One genomic window of Streptomyces sp. NBC_01276 includes the following:
- a CDS encoding tellurite resistance/C4-dicarboxylate transporter family protein, whose translation MAGRAACSWWAGLPPAAGGAVMAAGILSVGLQLTGRPGASLAALVIAGVLWLLLAADFAIRLAADRGRFRAEADTPAALTAVAATTVLGTRLSQLGLQGVATALLVLAAVIWPGLLCAVMRHWHHRMPGAAFLVCVATQGLAVLSATLAAAYHLDWLYLAALACFCLGVLLYVVALRRFDFREVLGGAGDHWVAGGALSITALAGAELTAAPLWTGAAHTALRTATLVALAISLGWYAVLLAAEVRSPRTHYDIRRWSTVFPLGMTATACLSAAGPTGVPWLRPLGEVLLWIAVAAWLLTLAAWAAQPRWRSPGTLSRVRAWPTRFR comes from the coding sequence ATGGCCGGCCGGGCGGCGTGCAGCTGGTGGGCGGGACTCCCGCCCGCCGCCGGCGGCGCGGTCATGGCCGCCGGCATCCTCTCCGTCGGCCTCCAGCTGACCGGCCGGCCCGGCGCCTCGCTGGCCGCGCTGGTCATCGCGGGCGTGCTGTGGCTCCTGCTCGCCGCCGACTTCGCCATCCGGCTCGCCGCCGACCGCGGCCGCTTCCGCGCCGAGGCCGACACCCCGGCCGCCCTCACCGCCGTCGCCGCCACGACCGTGCTCGGCACCCGCCTCTCCCAGCTCGGACTCCAGGGCGTGGCCACCGCCCTGCTCGTCCTCGCCGCCGTGATCTGGCCCGGCCTCCTGTGTGCCGTCATGCGTCACTGGCACCACCGCATGCCCGGGGCGGCCTTCCTCGTCTGCGTCGCCACCCAGGGACTCGCCGTCCTGTCGGCCACCCTCGCCGCCGCGTACCACCTCGACTGGCTGTACCTGGCCGCCCTGGCCTGCTTCTGCCTCGGCGTCCTGCTGTACGTGGTCGCCCTGCGCCGCTTCGACTTCCGCGAGGTGCTCGGCGGGGCCGGCGACCACTGGGTGGCGGGCGGCGCCCTGTCCATCACCGCCCTGGCCGGCGCCGAGCTCACCGCCGCCCCCCTGTGGACCGGCGCCGCGCACACCGCGCTGCGCACCGCCACCCTCGTGGCCCTGGCGATCTCCCTGGGCTGGTACGCCGTCCTGCTCGCCGCCGAAGTCCGCAGCCCCCGTACGCACTACGACATCCGCCGCTGGTCCACCGTCTTCCCGCTCGGCATGACGGCCACCGCCTGCCTCTCCGCCGCCGGACCCACCGGCGTGCCCTGGCTGCGCCCCCTCGGCGAGGTGCTGCTCTGGATCGCGGTCGCCGCCTGGCTGCTCACCCTCGCGGCCTGGGCGGCGCAACCGCGCTGGCGGAGCCCCGGGACGCTCAGTAGGGTCCGGGCATGGCCTACACGTTTCAGGTGA
- a CDS encoding RNA ligase — translation MSQERLTLHDLLPAQELAAAIDAGHVTRKSHPELPLSIYTYTRTAQYEQIWNRVTTRCRGLVADDATGAVVALPLPKFFNVGEHEQGRPYAPALPDEPFEVYDKVDGSLAVVFHYADHWRVASKGSFISAQATWGQRRLDTRDTAALVPGVTYLAEILYPQNRIVVDYGDRRDLVLLAAYGPDGTEVPLAEAAAHWRDIGSVVTVWPAMPLAELLALTESNALPGGERASGTDAEGFVLRFASGVRAKAKLGEYVRLHRLLTRVTERDIWRSHGVQRFAGLPAKQLAQGLNCTVADIEACGGKPLDELLQQVPDEFDAWVRAVIDRLEEAAVRREREIDEAFAALAHLAGDRGAFARAVREVPDAVLRPALFLRLDGRSTELVSWRAVRPETSDPYTTDEEN, via the coding sequence ATGAGCCAGGAACGCCTGACTCTGCACGACCTGCTGCCCGCACAGGAACTGGCGGCGGCCATCGACGCCGGGCACGTGACCCGCAAGTCCCACCCCGAACTGCCGCTGTCCATCTACACGTACACGCGCACCGCGCAGTACGAGCAGATCTGGAACCGGGTCACCACGCGCTGCCGCGGCCTCGTCGCCGACGACGCCACCGGAGCGGTCGTCGCCCTGCCCCTGCCGAAGTTCTTCAACGTCGGCGAGCACGAGCAGGGCCGGCCCTACGCGCCCGCCCTGCCCGACGAGCCGTTCGAGGTGTACGACAAGGTCGACGGCAGCCTCGCCGTGGTCTTCCACTACGCGGACCACTGGCGGGTCGCCTCCAAGGGCTCCTTCATCAGCGCCCAGGCCACCTGGGGACAGCGCCGCCTCGACACCCGGGACACCGCGGCCCTCGTGCCCGGCGTGACCTACCTCGCCGAGATCCTCTACCCGCAGAACCGTATCGTCGTCGACTACGGCGACCGCCGGGACCTCGTCCTGCTCGCGGCCTACGGCCCGGACGGCACCGAGGTGCCGCTCGCCGAGGCGGCCGCGCACTGGCGGGACATCGGCTCGGTCGTCACCGTCTGGCCGGCCATGCCGCTCGCCGAACTCCTCGCGCTCACCGAGTCCAACGCCCTCCCCGGAGGGGAGCGGGCGAGCGGCACCGACGCCGAGGGCTTCGTCCTGCGCTTCGCCTCCGGCGTCCGCGCCAAGGCCAAGCTCGGCGAGTACGTACGCCTCCACCGGCTGCTCACCCGCGTCACCGAGCGGGACATCTGGCGCAGCCACGGCGTGCAGCGCTTCGCCGGACTGCCCGCCAAGCAGCTCGCCCAGGGCCTCAACTGCACCGTCGCGGACATCGAGGCCTGCGGCGGCAAACCGCTCGACGAGCTCCTCCAGCAGGTCCCGGACGAGTTCGACGCCTGGGTGCGCGCCGTGATCGACCGCCTGGAGGAGGCGGCCGTCCGCCGCGAGCGGGAGATCGACGAGGCCTTCGCCGCCCTGGCCCACCTGGCCGGCGACCGGGGCGCCTTCGCCCGCGCCGTACGGGAGGTCCCCGACGCCGTGCTGCGCCCCGCCCTCTTCCTGAGGCTCGACGGCCGCAGCACGGAACTGGTCTCCTGGAGGGCCGTCCGGCCCGAGACCTCCGACCCCTACACCACCGACGAGGAGAACTGA
- a CDS encoding NTP pyrophosphohydrolase gives MEPLLIVDAANVVGSVPDGWWRDRRGAAERLRDRLALRAAGEEIVLVVEGAARGVASVPGVRVDAAPGSGDDRIVELVATAGGRPCVVVTADRELRERVRAYGAECAGPRTVRPAE, from the coding sequence GTGGAGCCCCTGCTGATCGTGGACGCCGCCAACGTCGTGGGGTCCGTGCCCGACGGCTGGTGGCGGGACCGCCGCGGGGCCGCGGAGCGGCTGCGCGACCGGCTCGCGCTGCGCGCGGCGGGGGAGGAGATCGTCCTGGTGGTCGAGGGAGCCGCCCGCGGCGTCGCGTCCGTGCCCGGCGTACGGGTCGACGCGGCGCCCGGCAGCGGAGACGACCGGATCGTGGAGCTGGTCGCCACCGCCGGCGGGCGGCCCTGCGTGGTGGTCACGGCGGACCGGGAACTGCGGGAGCGGGTGCGGGCGTACGGCGCCGAGTGCGCGGGGCCCCGTACCGTACGCCCGGCGGAGTGA
- a CDS encoding AMP-binding protein: MGGARWPSSPQRVQEVRVSVASSRASGSSGVPLLRETIGDNLDRTVRRFPGRDALVDVAAGRRWTYAELAAEVDALALGLLDLGIVRGDRVGIWAPNRAEWTLVQYATAKIGAILVTVNPAYRSHELEYVLGQSGIRLLVAAERFKTSDYAAMIEEVRPRCPGLEFTVLFEGPEWEALLERGRGADPEALARAQAALGPDDPINIQYTSGTTGFPKGATLSHHNILNNGFFVGELCGYDERDRVCIPVPFYHCFGMVMGNLACTSHGAAMVIPAPAFDPSATLAAVEAEACTSLYGVPTMFIAELAAPGFHGYDLSSLRTGIMAGSPCPVEVMNEVIERMGMTGVSICYGMTETSPVSTQTRVDDSVERRVSTVGRVGPHLEVKVIDPQSGRTVPRGTPGELCTRGYSVMLGYWGEPEKTAEAVDPEGWMHTGDLAVMDGDGYLSITGRIKDMVIRGGENLYPREIEEFLHAHPDILDVQVIGVPDPKYGEELMAWVRMREGAEPLTAQAVRAYCAGRLAHFKIPRYVHVVEEFPMTVTGKIRKIEMRAMASRLLEAEAAGAGGA; the protein is encoded by the coding sequence ATGGGCGGCGCGCGTTGGCCGTCATCGCCGCAGCGAGTGCAGGAGGTACGTGTGTCCGTAGCGTCGAGTCGTGCGTCCGGGAGTTCCGGGGTCCCGCTCCTGCGCGAGACGATCGGGGACAACCTCGACCGGACCGTGCGGCGCTTCCCCGGCCGGGACGCCCTCGTGGACGTGGCCGCCGGCCGCCGGTGGACGTACGCGGAGCTGGCCGCCGAGGTGGACGCCCTCGCCCTCGGGCTGCTGGACCTCGGGATCGTCCGGGGCGACCGGGTCGGCATCTGGGCGCCCAACCGCGCCGAGTGGACGCTGGTGCAGTACGCCACCGCGAAGATCGGGGCGATCCTGGTCACCGTCAACCCGGCGTACCGCTCCCACGAGCTGGAGTACGTGCTCGGCCAGTCCGGCATCCGGCTGCTGGTCGCGGCGGAGCGCTTCAAGACCTCCGACTACGCGGCGATGATCGAGGAGGTCCGGCCGCGCTGCCCGGGGCTGGAGTTCACCGTCCTGTTCGAAGGGCCCGAGTGGGAGGCGCTGCTGGAGCGCGGGCGCGGGGCCGATCCGGAAGCGCTGGCGCGGGCGCAGGCCGCGCTGGGCCCGGACGACCCGATCAACATTCAATACACCTCGGGCACCACGGGCTTCCCCAAGGGAGCCACCCTCTCCCACCACAACATCCTCAACAACGGCTTCTTCGTCGGCGAGCTGTGCGGGTACGACGAGCGGGACCGGGTGTGCATCCCGGTGCCCTTCTACCACTGTTTCGGGATGGTGATGGGGAACCTCGCCTGCACCAGCCACGGCGCGGCGATGGTGATCCCCGCACCCGCCTTCGACCCGTCGGCGACCCTGGCCGCGGTGGAGGCGGAGGCCTGCACCTCGCTGTACGGGGTCCCCACCATGTTCATCGCCGAGCTGGCCGCCCCCGGCTTCCACGGGTACGACCTGTCGAGCCTGCGCACCGGGATCATGGCGGGTTCACCCTGCCCGGTGGAGGTCATGAACGAGGTCATCGAGCGGATGGGGATGACCGGGGTCTCCATCTGTTACGGCATGACGGAGACCTCTCCCGTGTCCACGCAGACCCGGGTCGACGACTCGGTCGAGCGCCGGGTGTCCACCGTGGGCCGGGTCGGCCCGCACCTGGAGGTCAAGGTCATCGATCCGCAGTCGGGCCGGACCGTCCCCCGCGGCACCCCGGGCGAACTGTGCACCCGGGGCTACTCGGTCATGCTCGGCTACTGGGGCGAGCCGGAGAAGACCGCCGAGGCCGTCGACCCGGAGGGCTGGATGCACACCGGAGACCTGGCCGTCATGGACGGGGACGGCTACCTGAGCATCACCGGCCGGATCAAGGACATGGTGATCCGGGGCGGCGAGAACCTCTACCCGCGCGAGATCGAGGAGTTCCTCCACGCCCACCCCGACATCCTGGACGTCCAGGTCATCGGGGTGCCCGACCCGAAGTACGGGGAGGAGCTGATGGCGTGGGTGCGGATGCGCGAGGGGGCCGAGCCGCTGACCGCGCAGGCCGTGCGCGCGTACTGCGCGGGGCGGCTCGCCCACTTCAAGATCCCCCGCTACGTCCACGTCGTGGAGGAGTTCCCGATGACCGTCACCGGGAAGATCCGCAAGATCGAGATGCGCGCGATGGCGTCCCGCCTGCTGGAGGCGGAGGCCGCGGGGGCCGGCGGCGCCTGA
- a CDS encoding helix-turn-helix transcriptional regulator yields the protein MVRPTRVTNAIRAQRFAHGEMTQAELARRIGVSRQTVIAIEQGRYSPTLEMAFQIAAVFGVPLDQVFQYSATTPPRQRETRHEGSGPGRLRTPRGPARRRDRTARPRPRRGPPEGPRRGVDQGVWHLMSGRPHLLRALGFGLRAPRVRTPTPARTPPTAAGTTTSSWTPAATGPSAGCAGPSPRAGPS from the coding sequence GTGGTGAGGCCGACCCGGGTCACCAACGCCATCCGGGCGCAGCGCTTCGCCCACGGCGAGATGACCCAGGCCGAACTCGCCCGCCGGATCGGCGTCAGCCGCCAGACCGTGATCGCCATCGAACAGGGCCGCTACTCGCCCACCCTGGAAATGGCCTTCCAGATCGCCGCCGTCTTCGGCGTTCCGCTCGACCAGGTCTTCCAGTACTCCGCCACCACCCCCCCCCGCCAGAGGGAGACACGCCATGAGGGCAGTGGTCCAGGACGTCTACGGACCCCCCGAGGTCCTGCGCGTCGAAGAGACCGAACGGCCCGTCCCCGGCCCCGGCGAGGTCCTCCTGAAGGTCCACGCCGCGGGGTCGACCAGGGCGTCTGGCACCTCATGTCGGGCCGCCCCCACCTGCTGCGCGCCCTGGGGTTCGGGCTGCGGGCCCCCAGGGTCCGGACACCTACACCCGCGAGGACCCCACCGACGGCGGCCGGCACTACGACCTCATCGTGGACACCGGCGGCAACCGGTCCCTCAGCCGGCTGCGCCGGGCCCTCACCCCGCGCGGGACCGTCGTGA
- a CDS encoding delta-60 repeat domain-containing protein, with product MRSRTRLLCAAAILVCTATAGEAAATDGTGLDPRFGRNAVVVSATAPDAGSDFENGLVVDGRRRIVVSGSSDLGGAGGVQWRVQRFTPDGAVDGTFGRHGTVLTPMSAAGGEDEHIWRLALQSDGKIVAVGHAITPTGGEDFALARYLPDGRLDRGFGTGGKVFTRVAPGTGDDEAQAVQVQRDGRIVVAGFTGTGAGTEGRDLALARYLPDGRPDRSFGADGIVVRDVAGGRDQFKNMTLDGHGRIVAVGSADLGAGRGGTSFAVARYRPDGRPDPGFGPDGLVVTPMAADDGPDLAEAVAIDGEGRLTVGGSADAGGPFDLALARYLTDGRLDGRFGEGGRVLTNVGPGATDEDLEGLVVQGDGTILVGGSTAPTAFLVDSDFLVARYRPDGSPDRRFGRDGFVVTRVAPGTADDEIYDIAPQGPGLLVAAGECDRPTTGRDVCLARYLVGGREHPRAGRDAQGM from the coding sequence ATGAGGTCAAGGACACGGCTGTTGTGCGCCGCGGCGATCCTGGTGTGTACGGCGACGGCCGGGGAGGCCGCCGCCACGGATGGCACGGGCCTGGACCCCCGCTTCGGCCGGAACGCAGTGGTGGTGTCGGCGACCGCTCCGGACGCCGGGAGCGATTTCGAGAACGGCCTGGTCGTCGACGGCCGGCGGCGGATCGTGGTGTCCGGCTCGTCCGACCTCGGCGGGGCGGGCGGCGTGCAGTGGCGGGTGCAGCGCTTCACACCCGACGGCGCGGTGGACGGCACCTTCGGCAGGCACGGCACGGTACTGACGCCCATGTCCGCCGCCGGGGGCGAGGACGAGCACATCTGGCGGCTGGCCCTCCAGTCCGACGGGAAGATCGTCGCCGTCGGGCACGCGATCACCCCGACGGGCGGTGAGGACTTCGCCCTCGCCCGCTATCTGCCCGACGGCAGGCTGGACCGGGGCTTCGGCACCGGCGGCAAGGTGTTCACCAGGGTCGCGCCGGGGACGGGGGACGACGAGGCGCAGGCCGTGCAGGTGCAGCGCGACGGCCGGATCGTCGTCGCCGGCTTCACGGGCACCGGGGCGGGAACCGAGGGCCGCGATCTGGCTCTGGCCCGCTACCTCCCCGACGGGCGTCCGGACCGGAGCTTCGGTGCGGACGGAATCGTCGTGCGCGATGTCGCGGGCGGGCGGGACCAGTTCAAGAACATGACGCTGGACGGGCACGGGCGCATCGTGGCCGTGGGCTCCGCCGATCTCGGGGCCGGGCGGGGCGGAACCAGCTTCGCGGTGGCCCGCTACCGGCCCGACGGCCGGCCCGACCCTGGCTTCGGCCCGGACGGCCTGGTGGTGACGCCGATGGCGGCGGACGACGGGCCGGATCTCGCCGAGGCCGTCGCGATCGACGGCGAGGGGCGCCTCACGGTCGGCGGATCGGCGGACGCGGGCGGTCCCTTCGACCTGGCGCTGGCCCGGTACCTGACCGACGGTCGGCTGGACGGCCGGTTCGGCGAGGGCGGTCGGGTACTGACGAACGTCGGTCCGGGCGCGACGGACGAGGACCTCGAAGGTCTCGTGGTGCAGGGCGACGGGACGATCCTGGTGGGCGGTTCGACCGCCCCGACCGCGTTCCTCGTGGACAGCGATTTCCTGGTGGCGCGGTACCGCCCCGACGGGAGTCCCGACCGGCGTTTCGGGAGGGACGGGTTCGTCGTGACCCGTGTCGCCCCCGGCACGGCGGACGACGAGATCTACGACATCGCGCCGCAGGGCCCCGGCCTCCTGGTGGCCGCGGGCGAATGCGACCGGCCCACGACCGGGAGGGACGTCTGCCTGGCCCGCTACCTCGTCGGCGGCCGGGAGCACCCGCGCGCCGGCCGGGACGCGCAAGGTATGTGA
- a CDS encoding alpha-ketoglutarate-dependent dioxygenase AlkB: protein MHALQGSLFDQTDEIRLGPLSPVRRTGLGAGAWVDRLPGWLAGADALFERLAADVPWRAERRQMYDRRVEVPRLLASYGAGEPLPHPVLTEAREALGRHYAAELGEPFVTAGLCLYRDGRDSVAWHGDRTGRSATEDTMVAILSVGDPRDLVLRPRDGGPTLLRLPLGHGDLVVMGGSCQRTMEHAVPKSARAVGPRISIQFRTRGVM from the coding sequence ATGCACGCACTCCAGGGCTCCCTCTTCGACCAGACCGACGAGATCCGGCTCGGACCGCTCTCGCCGGTGCGGCGGACCGGGCTGGGCGCCGGAGCCTGGGTCGACCGGCTCCCCGGCTGGCTCGCGGGCGCCGACGCCCTCTTCGAACGGCTCGCCGCCGACGTGCCCTGGCGCGCCGAGCGCCGGCAGATGTACGACCGCCGGGTGGAGGTACCCCGGCTGCTGGCCTCCTACGGGGCCGGCGAGCCCCTCCCGCACCCCGTGCTCACCGAGGCCCGCGAGGCCCTCGGCCGCCACTACGCGGCCGAACTCGGCGAACCCTTCGTCACCGCCGGACTCTGCCTCTACCGCGACGGCCGCGACAGCGTCGCCTGGCACGGCGACCGCACCGGCCGCTCCGCCACCGAGGACACCATGGTCGCGATCCTCTCCGTCGGAGACCCCCGCGACCTGGTCCTGCGCCCCCGCGACGGCGGCCCCACCCTGCTGCGGCTGCCGCTCGGCCACGGCGACCTCGTCGTGATGGGCGGCTCCTGCCAGCGCACCATGGAACACGCCGTCCCCAAGTCCGCACGGGCCGTCGGCCCCCGGATCAGCATCCAGTTCCGCACCCGCGGCGTGATGTGA
- a CDS encoding VOC family protein — translation MAYTFQVTIDSSAPHALADWWAGALGWEVEPSDEKFIRGMIEAGHATEEDTTTHRGTLVWKAGAGIRHPGGLDRAPRVLFQFVLEPKTVKNRVHLDVRTGEDDPEALVERLLSKGATRLHEGRQGPFAWTTLADPEGNELCVSH, via the coding sequence ATGGCCTACACGTTTCAGGTGACCATCGACTCCTCCGCACCGCACGCGCTCGCCGACTGGTGGGCCGGGGCCCTCGGGTGGGAAGTGGAGCCGAGCGACGAGAAGTTCATCCGCGGCATGATCGAGGCCGGCCACGCCACGGAGGAGGACACCACCACGCACCGCGGCACGCTCGTCTGGAAGGCCGGCGCCGGCATCCGCCACCCCGGCGGGCTGGACCGCGCCCCCCGGGTGCTCTTCCAGTTCGTACTGGAGCCCAAGACCGTAAAGAACCGCGTCCACCTCGACGTCCGCACCGGCGAGGACGACCCCGAGGCCCTCGTCGAGCGCCTCCTGTCCAAGGGCGCCACCCGCCTGCACGAGGGCCGACAGGGCCCCTTCGCCTGGACCACCCTGGCGGACCCGGAGGGCAACGAACTCTGCGTCTCCCACTAG
- a CDS encoding epimerase: MNVILLGATGMIGRGVLRECLRDDSVTRVLAIGRTPLGVTHPKLREHVVPDPSDLSGLAAELPEYDACFFCLGVSSVGMKEEAYRRVTHDLTLAVARPLAAANPRLTFVYVSGEGTDSTEQGRSMWARVKGRTENDLLALPFRAYMFRPGLVQPVSGMPSKTLLYRAGYVLTAPLFPLLRRFAPNLVTTTEAIGRAMIAVATPATAPSDRILRPRDINHTGSQPS; encoded by the coding sequence GTGAACGTCATCCTCCTCGGCGCAACCGGAATGATCGGGCGCGGAGTTCTGCGCGAGTGCCTGCGCGACGACTCCGTCACCCGGGTCCTCGCGATCGGCCGCACCCCGCTCGGGGTCACCCACCCCAAACTCCGCGAACACGTCGTGCCCGACCCCTCGGACCTCTCCGGCCTCGCCGCCGAACTGCCGGAGTACGACGCCTGCTTCTTCTGCCTGGGCGTCTCCTCCGTCGGCATGAAGGAGGAGGCCTACCGCCGCGTCACCCACGACCTCACCCTCGCCGTGGCCCGCCCCCTCGCCGCCGCCAACCCCCGACTGACCTTCGTCTACGTCTCCGGCGAGGGCACCGACAGCACCGAGCAGGGCCGCTCCATGTGGGCCCGGGTCAAGGGCCGGACCGAGAACGACCTGCTCGCCCTGCCCTTCCGGGCCTACATGTTCCGCCCCGGCCTGGTCCAGCCCGTCAGCGGAATGCCCTCCAAGACCCTGCTCTACCGCGCCGGGTACGTGCTCACCGCACCGCTGTTCCCGCTCCTGCGCCGGTTCGCGCCGAACCTGGTCACCACCACCGAGGCCATCGGTCGCGCCATGATCGCGGTCGCCACCCCCGCGACCGCGCCCAGCGACCGGATCCTGCGCCCCCGCGACATCAACCACACGGGCTCGCAACCGTCGTGA
- a CDS encoding helix-turn-helix domain-containing protein, producing MTANGSPTVRRRRLGAELRQLRRAAGMTSVQVAKHLLVSQPKISLIETGRRPINPRDVRDLCRLYGVTDLGVIDSLMRMARESARQGWWVACGEVPYGVYIGLETEAVAIHSYEPLVIPGLLQTRAYAAAIIAATIPCPPTEQAAVRLDVRLRRQHRAHHPARPLRLWTVLDESVLHRTIGDRDVMREQLEHLNALGAQPHITVQVLPHSAGSHPGLTGQFSTLTFPDADAGVVYLERFTGDLYVEKHADQRMYHIMYDHLQAQALSPSETRHFINDVIKMYGDAPATGAHRECEDRRREGRGGHWANRAIERCVAGTP from the coding sequence GTGACGGCGAACGGAAGTCCCACGGTCAGGAGGCGCCGCCTCGGCGCCGAGCTCCGCCAGCTCCGGCGGGCAGCGGGCATGACGTCCGTGCAGGTGGCCAAGCATCTGCTCGTGTCCCAGCCCAAGATCAGCCTCATCGAGACCGGCCGCCGCCCCATCAATCCGCGTGACGTGCGCGATCTGTGCCGACTCTACGGAGTCACCGACCTCGGGGTCATCGACTCCCTCATGCGCATGGCGAGGGAATCGGCCCGGCAGGGCTGGTGGGTCGCCTGCGGGGAAGTCCCCTACGGCGTGTACATCGGCCTGGAGACGGAGGCCGTCGCCATCCACTCCTACGAGCCGCTGGTCATCCCCGGGCTGCTCCAGACCCGCGCCTACGCGGCCGCGATCATCGCGGCGACCATCCCCTGCCCTCCGACCGAGCAGGCCGCGGTCCGTCTGGACGTGCGGCTGCGGCGCCAGCACCGCGCCCATCACCCCGCCCGGCCGCTCCGCTTATGGACCGTCCTGGACGAATCCGTGCTGCACCGCACCATCGGCGACCGCGACGTCATGCGCGAACAACTGGAGCACCTGAACGCTCTCGGCGCGCAGCCGCACATCACCGTGCAGGTCCTCCCGCACAGCGCTGGATCCCACCCGGGGCTCACGGGGCAGTTCTCCACCCTCACGTTCCCCGACGCCGACGCGGGCGTCGTCTACCTGGAGCGCTTCACGGGCGACCTCTACGTGGAGAAACACGCCGACCAGCGCATGTACCACATCATGTACGACCACCTCCAGGCACAGGCGCTCAGCCCGTCCGAGACACGGCACTTCATCAACGACGTGATCAAGATGTACGGAGACGCCCCGGCCACCGGGGCGCACCGTGAATGCGAGGACCGGAGACGAGAGGGCCGCGGCGGGCATTGGGCGAATCGGGCTATCGAGCGGTGCGTCGCGGGAACCCCGTGA
- a CDS encoding AAA family ATPase produces the protein MSEEQPALPVVHVMTGLPASGKTTAARALQAEAGGRMRRVNLDDLRAMLDLPDPERGRSYKHEQTVLAVQDAAVIAAVEDGFDVVVDNTHLTPHIPKRLKAAVAGRATFVVHDFTDVPVEECVARDAARERQVGEEIIRILADKHQRSRKGGWRLTAEWLNDQPPVAPYVADPALPAAVMCDIDGTLALTGDRHVYDFTRCGLDLLNEPVRYALDAFKRAGQDTVVLLSGRSEDHRAETEEWLARHEVPYDELWMRASGDQRRDDVVKAELFDAHVRHRYAVRVSLDDRDRVVAVWRRMGLPTWQVNYGDF, from the coding sequence GTGTCCGAAGAACAGCCCGCACTCCCCGTGGTCCACGTCATGACGGGATTGCCGGCCTCGGGCAAGACGACCGCCGCGCGCGCCCTCCAGGCGGAGGCCGGCGGGCGCATGCGCCGCGTCAACCTCGACGACCTGCGCGCCATGCTCGACCTCCCCGATCCCGAGCGGGGCCGCTCGTACAAGCACGAGCAGACCGTCCTGGCCGTCCAGGACGCCGCGGTGATCGCGGCCGTCGAGGACGGTTTCGACGTGGTCGTCGACAACACGCACCTGACGCCCCACATCCCCAAGCGCCTCAAAGCCGCGGTCGCGGGGCGCGCGACCTTCGTCGTGCACGACTTCACCGACGTGCCGGTCGAGGAGTGCGTGGCCAGGGACGCCGCGCGGGAGCGGCAGGTCGGCGAGGAGATCATCCGCATCCTCGCGGACAAGCACCAGCGGTCCCGCAAGGGCGGCTGGCGGCTCACCGCCGAGTGGCTCAACGACCAGCCGCCGGTCGCACCGTACGTGGCCGACCCGGCGCTGCCCGCCGCCGTGATGTGCGACATCGACGGAACGCTCGCGCTGACCGGCGACCGTCACGTCTACGACTTCACGCGCTGCGGCCTCGACCTGCTCAACGAGCCGGTGCGGTACGCGCTGGACGCCTTCAAGCGGGCCGGGCAGGACACCGTCGTCCTGCTCTCCGGGCGCAGCGAGGACCACCGCGCGGAGACGGAGGAGTGGCTGGCACGGCACGAGGTGCCCTACGACGAGCTGTGGATGCGCGCGTCCGGGGACCAGCGCCGCGACGACGTGGTGAAGGCCGAACTCTTCGACGCGCACGTCCGCCACCGCTACGCCGTCCGCGTCTCCCTGGACGACCGCGACCGGGTGGTCGCCGTCTGGCGCCGGATGGGCCTGCCCACCTGGCAGGTCAACTACGGGGACTTCTGA
- a CDS encoding zinc-binding dehydrogenase produces the protein MDTGGNRSLSRLRRALTPRGTVVIVGGEGGGRWIGGFDRLLRAQLLSPFVRQRLCGLGAVPRTAELATLAELIDSGAVTPAVDRCYPLDEVPEAIRRLRSGAVRGKLVIRT, from the coding sequence GTGGACACCGGCGGCAACCGGTCCCTCAGCCGGCTGCGCCGGGCCCTCACCCCGCGCGGGACCGTCGTGATCGTCGGCGGTGAGGGCGGAGGGCGCTGGATCGGCGGCTTCGACCGGCTGCTGCGCGCCCAGCTGCTGTCCCCGTTCGTCCGTCAGCGCCTGTGCGGACTGGGCGCGGTCCCCCGCACCGCCGAACTCGCCACCCTGGCCGAGCTGATCGACTCCGGCGCCGTGACCCCGGCCGTGGACCGCTGCTACCCCCTGGACGAGGTCCCCGAGGCGATCCGCCGGCTGCGCTCCGGGGCCGTGCGCGGGAAGCTGGTCATCCGGACATGA